Genomic segment of Terriglobia bacterium:
GTTTGTCATCAGCAGTAAACTAGAGCCCAAGCAGCCGCCACCCGTCCACAACCGAGAACACAATAGCAATCCCTGTAGCACCTAGGCATACCAGAGCGCCGATCAAATGATCCAGGCGTTCTGGCCGCATAGGATCCAGGAACTTTGAAGTGACGTAGCCCCCGGCAAAGCCGCCGAGGTGCGCCCAGTTGTCTACTCCCGGCATGATGAAGCCGAAGATGAAAAGCATCACGGCCCAGGATTTTGCCTGGTCGCCTACAGCGCTGCTGCCCGTGCGCCTTCCGTAGTGAACGAGCGCTGCAAGCAAGCCGAATAACGGCGCCGACGCTCCCACGGTGAACCCGGCGCCCCCGATCAGGGGAAGGTGAATGAAGGCCCCGGCCAGCGTGCTCGCCGTGAATCCGACGATGCCTGCGATCGTATAAATAATGATCATGCGGCTGGGCCCGTACATCTCGGACGTCGCCGGGGCGATCTGGCGCACCCACAACATGTTGAAGAAAATGTGGAGCAGCCCTGCGTGCAGCCACCCTGCCGTGAGGACCGTCCACCATCGTCCGTAGCCGAATACCGGCTGCGCGCCGCTGGCGCCGAAGACGAATAACGCCTTAAGGCTCGGCGAGAGGAAATTCAGGATGCCGCCCTCGTTGATGCCGCTCGGATCGGCGACGAGCATTAAAGCGTACAGCACGCCGCATGCTCCCATCACGAACGGAGTGAACCCGAGGTCTCTTCCCAGACGGTTCAACGCGGGAGCGAAACCCCACAATCCCGGATTCCACCTTCCGCACGTGAAGCATCGCTCGTCATTGACGCCGACGAGGTTGCCGCACGCCGGGCACACTACCGAACCCGCCTTCTGTCTCAACATCAGTTGATTATGACGTGGCCGAGGCTGCTTTTCGAGCGGCGAATGGAAATCTCAGCGTAAACACCGCGCCTTGTCCGGGGCCGGCACTCGCCGCTTCGATCGAACCATTGTGCAGTTCGACTAGATGGCGGACGATGGCGAGCCCGAGTCCAAGGCCGGAACGCATTTTGAAATTCGCTTCGCCGGACTGGCGGAAGCGATCGAAAATCGAGGGAAGCAGATCCGCCGGAATGCCGACGCCGGTGTCCGTCACACGGATTTCCACGTGATCTCCGCCGGATTGGGTGGATATCTCGATGCGCCCATCCGGCGGCGTGAACTTGACGGCGTTGGAAAGCAGGTGCCAGACGATCTGCTGCAAACGGTGCGGATCTCCGTCGATCGGCTGCGCGCTCTCCTGAAGATTTGTGATGATGTGAAGGCCCTTCGCATCCGCCGACGCCTGAACCGAGGCCACCGCGGCTTCGACCACCGGAACGATCTGCGTCGACTTCAGCACCAGGTGCAGCTTGCCGGCGACGATGCGCGACGCATCCAGCAGGTCTTCGACGATCTGCACCTGCACGTGGGCATGCCGCTCAATCATCTCGAGCGCGCGATCGAAGTTCGCCTGGCTGAGTGTCGCCGTACGCAATAAATGAATGCAGCCCAGAATCGGCGTCAGGGGAGTGCGCAATTCATGCGACACCATCGCGACGAATTCATCCTTCAGCCGGTTGGCTTCCTGCGCCTCTCTATACAGCTTGGCATTATCGATCGCGACACCGGCGGCATTGGCCAGGCCGTGCATCAAGCCGAGACTCGCATCGTCGAATGAAGCTTTCGAGTCTGCCGAAAAGAAGGCGATGGCGCCAATCGTCCGCCCTCGCGCGATGATCGGCATTCCGAAATATGCCGAGGCGCGGCGGCCGCCGGAAAACTTCAATTCTTCGGATTTGAGACCGAGTGTCTGGATAAGCTCAGGAGTGACCGGACTGAACCTCTCACATTCGCCGGTTCGAAGAATATGGCCCGGGCCGGCGGAAGCGTGCAGATCCAAAGGATACAGCGCATCTACCGGATGGCCGCTCCCTCCAGATTCCGCACCGCTGGCAATCGCCAGCCGGCGAACGGTATGTTCGTTATCGAACGTAAACACAGCGCAGCCGTCGGCCAGTTCGGCCGAAGCCAGGCGGGCCAGATTATCGACCGTTGTGGGCAGATCCGCGGAGGTAGCTAGAACAGAGATCGTATTCGAGAGAAAGAGTTCGGCATCCATGACCGCAGGCCTATTCGACACTGTGGGCATCGCTGTGTCAAGTTATACTGCCGCGCAAGGTGATGAACATTCTGTGCTTCGATATCGCTTCCGGCGGGATCACGGCTGCGATCCTGGATTCTCAACTCCACGTCACGCGTTCCACCGAGACGCCGTGGGCTGCTGTAGGCAAGGTCTATGACCGCGCAACCCTTCCGGTTCCGTCGATCATCGAACAATTCAAAGCCTCGATCACTCAACTCCAGCTGACACCTGCGGATCACATCGGCGCGATCTGCATCGATAGCTTCATGCACAACTGCGTTCTGTTGGACGCCGAAGATGAGCCTCTCACTCCGCTCTTCACATGGCTCGATCAACGGGGCGCTGACGGAGTCGAATTGATTCGATCAGAACTGGGCGATCGTTTTCATCAGACCACGGGCTGCCGCTTTCACCCGATGTTTCCGGTGTTCAAACTGGCATCGATGCGTCTGGAAAAAGCTCCGGCTTTGCAGGCGGCAAAGCGAATCGTCTCGATCAAGGCGCTGTTGATGCACAAACTCACCGGTGTCTGGCTTGAAGATCACGGCATCGCGTCCGCATCCGGTTTGTTCAACATCCTCAAGCGGCGCTGGTCTGAAGAAATTCTGGATCTTCTTGGATTGAATGCTGGGTATCTGCCGGAGGTCGCAAGCCGGAACCAAATTGCCGGCGGCATTACGGGCTCGGCGGCGGCAGAGTTCGGCCTGCCGCCGGAGACGCCCGTGGTCAATGGAACGGGCGACGGTTTCGCCGCGAACGTTGGCTCCGCTTGTGAATCACTGGACAAGCTCAGCGTGACTCTCGGGACATCGGCTGTCGTGCGGCAGACGCTCGCGCAGCCGGCGCTTGTTGCGGGCGCAGGAACGTTCTGTTACATGGCCGATGAGAATGCGTATCTGCTCGGTTGCGCCGGAAGCAATGGTGGAAACGTTCTGGATTGGGGCCGGAATATCCTGGGCGCCACCGATCAAAGGGTTGGAACAGATCTTCCGATATTCATTCCGTTGTTGCATGGTGAGCGATCGCCGGAGTGGGATCCGGATCTGACCGGATCGTGGCATGGCCTGAAGGCCAGTCACACTGCCGCGGATCTTTCCCGCTCGATTCTGGAAGGCGTGATTTTCAATCTCGCGCATTTTCTCGAGATCGTGCAAACCGCATCTGCAACGCGCGCGGCCGACCTTGTTCTTTCCGGCAACGGCTTTCTCGATCCGCTTGCGGCTCCGCTTCTGGCCGCTATTCCCGGCACACCAGTCTGGATGCCCGAACAACCCGGCTTCCTGACCATTCGTGGCGCCGCCATCTGCGCGCTTCGCGCGCTTGGCGAACCGGTTCCCGAACTCCGGCTGCGGCGCATCCCACCTCTCGACGACGCAAAAATCCTGCAGCGGTACGCCGAATACCGGCGGTTTCGTGGTACTCTCCCCCGCGAAAAGTAACGGCGGGCGGGTTTTGACATTCCCCTCCGTTTTCAAGGAGGGGTGCCCGAGGCATCAAATCGTTAGAAGCCGCAGGGCGGGGTGTTTAATAACGAACCGCGTAGCGCACCTTATTTTGTTTGTAATTACCAACCACCCCGGCTGCGCCGCTAAGGAAGGGGCCATCTTAGTAATGGCGCAGCCACCCCTCCTTGGAAAGGAGGGGAATGTTGCTCAATCAACTCCGCCCCGAATGTTCTCACCATGCAAGAGCGGCAGGACCACAGGATCTTCTGGATCGTCGTATTCGCTTTACTGCTATTGAGCCGGATACCGGCCATGGCATCCTACCTCTCGATCGATAACGTCAACCTCGCCCTGTCCCTCGAAAAGTTCGATCCGCGAATCGATCAGCCTCAACCGCCCGGCTATCCGTTCTTCGTTCTGTCCGGCCGGATCGTCAATTTTTTTGTACGCGATGCGGGCCACACTTTCACCGTAATCTCCCTCCTGGTCTGCGCGCTTTGCCTGCCCGCTGCGTTTGCACTGGGCAAGCGGATGTTCTCGAACTGGGCGGGCGCGGCTGCCGTCCTCCTCTTGCTGGTCAATCCGGTGTTCTGGCACTCGACTCTGGACGGGCCGCTGCGTCCGTACCTCGCGCTGTTTTCGCTGTTGACGGCCTACTGCTGCTGGCGCTGCTGGAACGGCGAGAAGCGATTTGCGCTATGGGGAGCCGTCGCGCTTGGTATCGGCAGCGGCTTCCGGCCCGACCTCGGCGCGTTTTTATTTCCGTTGTGGGCGATCTCTTCCTGGGCCGGTACAAAGTCCTGTAAAATCCTGTTTCAAGCGGCGGCCGTGCTGGCCGCCCTCGTGGCCGTGTGGGCCGGAGCCCTGGTTTTTGCGATGGGAGGCGTGCAGTCCTTCATCCACGTCATGCTGGATTACACCGTAGACCAGTCGCGGCCCGAATCGATCGTATTCGGTTCTTCAATCCTGTCCTGGCTGAAGCAGGTGAACCGGCTCGTTATCTGGAACGGCCTCGCGGTTGTGACCTGGATCTGGGCGATTCCGTTTTACTTCCGCAATCGGGATCGCCTCCGGTTGAACAGTCCGCAAGCCGCGTTCTTTTTAGTCTGGCTGGTGCCCGGACTCATCGTGCAGGCGCTCATCCATGTCGGGGCGCCCGGACACACGCTGGCTTCCGTCGCCGCGCTCTGCGTTCTCGGTGGCTATGTCCTCTCGCTGGCGCGCAGCAGAGACGTTCTATTGAGCGGAGCGCTGATTTTGAACGTCATGCTCTTTCTGGATTTCTTTCCGCTGCCTGAAGCA
This window contains:
- a CDS encoding rhomboid family intramembrane serine protease, whose protein sequence is MLRQKAGSVVCPACGNLVGVNDERCFTCGRWNPGLWGFAPALNRLGRDLGFTPFVMGACGVLYALMLVADPSGINEGGILNFLSPSLKALFVFGASGAQPVFGYGRWWTVLTAGWLHAGLLHIFFNMLWVRQIAPATSEMYGPSRMIIIYTIAGIVGFTASTLAGAFIHLPLIGGAGFTVGASAPLFGLLAALVHYGRRTGSSAVGDQAKSWAVMLFIFGFIMPGVDNWAHLGGFAGGYVTSKFLDPMRPERLDHLIGALVCLGATGIAIVFSVVDGWRLLGL
- a CDS encoding GAF domain-containing sensor histidine kinase encodes the protein MDAELFLSNTISVLATSADLPTTVDNLARLASAELADGCAVFTFDNEHTVRRLAIASGAESGGSGHPVDALYPLDLHASAGPGHILRTGECERFSPVTPELIQTLGLKSEELKFSGGRRASAYFGMPIIARGRTIGAIAFFSADSKASFDDASLGLMHGLANAAGVAIDNAKLYREAQEANRLKDEFVAMVSHELRTPLTPILGCIHLLRTATLSQANFDRALEMIERHAHVQVQIVEDLLDASRIVAGKLHLVLKSTQIVPVVEAAVASVQASADAKGLHIITNLQESAQPIDGDPHRLQQIVWHLLSNAVKFTPPDGRIEISTQSGGDHVEIRVTDTGVGIPADLLPSIFDRFRQSGEANFKMRSGLGLGLAIVRHLVELHNGSIEAASAGPGQGAVFTLRFPFAARKAASATS
- a CDS encoding FGGY family carbohydrate kinase — encoded protein: MNILCFDIASGGITAAILDSQLHVTRSTETPWAAVGKVYDRATLPVPSIIEQFKASITQLQLTPADHIGAICIDSFMHNCVLLDAEDEPLTPLFTWLDQRGADGVELIRSELGDRFHQTTGCRFHPMFPVFKLASMRLEKAPALQAAKRIVSIKALLMHKLTGVWLEDHGIASASGLFNILKRRWSEEILDLLGLNAGYLPEVASRNQIAGGITGSAAAEFGLPPETPVVNGTGDGFAANVGSACESLDKLSVTLGTSAVVRQTLAQPALVAGAGTFCYMADENAYLLGCAGSNGGNVLDWGRNILGATDQRVGTDLPIFIPLLHGERSPEWDPDLTGSWHGLKASHTAADLSRSILEGVIFNLAHFLEIVQTASATRAADLVLSGNGFLDPLAAPLLAAIPGTPVWMPEQPGFLTIRGAAICALRALGEPVPELRLRRIPPLDDAKILQRYAEYRRFRGTLPREK